In a genomic window of Leptolyngbya sp. SIO1E4:
- a CDS encoding ABC transporter ATP-binding protein: MLTQQLEKQQAVKGWVQMEGLSVSFRRRGHENCVLDSIQLGIQPGEFVCLLGPSGCGKSTLLNVIAGFLKPTAGYVLVDQAPITRPGADRGFVFQQYSLLPWKTTFQNVELGLKIRGMPKADRTERVNDYLNRVGLYKHRNSYPHQLSGGMQQRASIVRALVNSPSVLLMDEPFAALDAQTRHMMQELLLDIWDDLKTTVIFVTHDIEEAIFLGDRLCIMGVHPGHIKTELPIRLKRPRHLDDTLSPEFVDLHRQVFECIREETLKSMEESYS; the protein is encoded by the coding sequence ATGCTAACGCAGCAGTTGGAAAAACAGCAGGCGGTAAAAGGCTGGGTGCAGATGGAGGGATTATCTGTCAGCTTTCGTCGTCGGGGACATGAAAATTGTGTCCTGGATTCAATTCAGTTAGGGATTCAGCCGGGTGAATTTGTCTGTTTGTTAGGGCCGTCGGGCTGTGGCAAATCGACCCTGCTGAATGTGATTGCCGGTTTTTTGAAGCCCACCGCAGGCTATGTTCTCGTCGATCAAGCCCCGATCACTCGCCCAGGTGCCGATCGGGGCTTCGTCTTTCAACAATATTCATTGCTGCCCTGGAAAACGACTTTTCAAAATGTTGAGCTAGGTCTGAAAATTCGCGGTATGCCGAAGGCCGATCGCACCGAGCGGGTGAATGATTATCTCAACCGGGTTGGGCTTTACAAACACCGTAACAGCTACCCTCACCAGCTATCGGGGGGCATGCAGCAGCGAGCCAGCATTGTGCGAGCGCTGGTTAATTCGCCCTCGGTATTGCTGATGGACGAGCCCTTTGCGGCGTTGGATGCCCAAACTCGACACATGATGCAGGAGCTGCTGCTGGATATTTGGGATGACCTGAAAACCACAGTGATCTTTGTGACCCACGACATTGAAGAGGCAATTTTTTTGGGCGATCGCCTCTGCATTATGGGGGTTCACCCTGGCCACATCAAAACCGAACTCCCCATTCGACTCAAGCGCCCTCGCCACTTAGACGACACCCTCTCACCAGAATTTGTTGACCTGCACCGTCAGGTTTTTGAATGTATCCGAGAAGAGACCTTGAAAAGCATGGAGGAGAGTTATTCATGA
- a CDS encoding ABC transporter permease: protein MAVTVSKASRTSGLSQISGALKAVFVNNRLAWRLLALVVFFGGWQLLCIINFDFFINFQLVPSPWEVLKATVDFLTSDPWVHFRSSIMRVLLGYAIASVLGIVLGVLIGWFEVIEDLLLPPLELLRPIPAVAWIPLAILMFPNAESGMVYITFIGAFFPVLVSTIRGVESVLSDTVLIRVGQCLGAKSWHIFKDIVVPGSLPSIASGLTIGMGNAWFCLVTAEILAGRYGVGYITWESYVTSVYPPIVMGMLLIGLMGALSSWAVNRATSALMPWRVIKKQGSV from the coding sequence ATGGCAGTTACCGTTTCAAAAGCCTCCCGAACCAGCGGGTTAAGCCAAATCAGTGGGGCTTTGAAAGCCGTATTTGTCAATAATCGCCTGGCTTGGCGACTGCTGGCACTGGTGGTTTTTTTCGGAGGGTGGCAACTCCTGTGCATCATTAACTTTGATTTCTTTATCAACTTTCAGCTGGTGCCCTCCCCCTGGGAAGTGCTGAAGGCAACGGTAGACTTTTTGACCAGCGATCCGTGGGTGCATTTTCGCTCTAGTATCATGCGGGTATTGCTGGGATATGCCATTGCTTCAGTTTTAGGCATTGTTTTGGGCGTTCTGATTGGCTGGTTTGAAGTGATCGAAGATCTGCTCTTGCCCCCGCTAGAATTGCTCCGACCGATTCCTGCGGTTGCCTGGATTCCACTGGCAATTTTGATGTTTCCCAATGCCGAGAGTGGCATGGTGTACATCACCTTTATTGGAGCCTTTTTTCCAGTCCTGGTTAGCACCATTCGTGGGGTTGAAAGTGTCCTCAGTGATACGGTGCTGATTCGGGTTGGCCAATGTCTAGGCGCAAAGTCGTGGCACATTTTCAAAGATATTGTGGTACCGGGCTCCTTACCCAGCATTGCCAGCGGTCTCACGATTGGGATGGGGAATGCCTGGTTCTGTCTGGTAACTGCGGAGATTTTGGCCGGACGCTACGGTGTGGGTTACATCACCTGGGAATCTTACGTGACCTCAGTCTATCCACCCATTGTGATGGGCATGTTGCTCATCGGCCTGATGGGGGCTCTCAGCTCCTGGGCGGTGAATCGGGCGACGAGCGCTCTGATGCCCTGGCGCGTCATCAAAAAACAGGGCAGCGTCTAG
- a CDS encoding ABC transporter substrate-binding protein, with protein sequence MKHLLGWHNREIVSGFLVTSVLFLGACSAGTAGPAGEEASSPSGSGTVIRIAIGTQDQVINTAVGGATVRELGLLEKHLPTDGKYEGVEYDIQWSSYTSGPPITNKMLSDQIDIGLMGDFPAVINLIKFQQEAQDADSIFIGTLAYSPNGAGNAVVVPKDSDATSLADLEGGTVSVPFGSAAHGMLLKALSDAGINPETDVNLISQAPEVGGSSLRTGQIDAHADFVPFGELFPFRGFAKKIFDGAQTGVPTLHGITVRSDFAEEHPEIVVAYLKAVLEANQTFMDDPEGISAQIEEWSGIEKEVVYMFLGPSGLQPLDPTVREVQVEALKNSIATLTSLGKIENPVAPEEVVNWIDEGYLQTAMDEMGLDYDEVIATAEAYQITGDDALTGEAIADPKLAAQFWVQGEETVTNFASIPNMLQALATLQADGQAADVMFVHDRNNGWKLFAENSYFVSNGEEVSAFLLESDAEAYAAETGGQMTAFKGLQDLYAERRPALVGAL encoded by the coding sequence ATGAAGCATTTGTTGGGTTGGCATAACCGAGAGATTGTATCGGGTTTTTTAGTAACCTCTGTCCTTTTCTTAGGGGCTTGTTCAGCCGGAACTGCTGGCCCCGCTGGCGAAGAAGCCAGTAGCCCTAGCGGTTCTGGAACCGTGATTCGGATTGCGATTGGGACCCAAGATCAGGTCATTAATACGGCGGTTGGTGGAGCTACCGTGAGGGAATTAGGGCTATTAGAAAAGCACCTGCCAACGGATGGAAAATATGAAGGGGTTGAGTACGATATTCAATGGTCTAGCTATACCTCTGGCCCGCCCATTACTAACAAAATGCTGTCCGATCAGATCGATATTGGTCTGATGGGTGACTTTCCAGCCGTGATCAATTTGATTAAATTTCAGCAAGAAGCCCAGGATGCTGATTCTATCTTTATTGGGACATTGGCCTATAGCCCTAACGGGGCTGGCAACGCAGTTGTGGTGCCCAAAGATAGCGATGCGACATCCCTAGCAGATTTGGAAGGGGGGACGGTTTCGGTTCCCTTTGGTTCTGCTGCTCACGGCATGTTACTCAAGGCACTTAGTGATGCAGGCATTAATCCAGAAACGGATGTAAACCTGATCAGCCAGGCACCCGAAGTCGGCGGGTCTAGTCTGCGAACCGGACAGATTGATGCCCACGCTGACTTTGTACCCTTTGGGGAATTATTTCCTTTCCGTGGGTTTGCCAAAAAGATATTTGACGGTGCCCAAACGGGTGTCCCAACGCTCCATGGCATCACTGTGAGATCGGACTTTGCGGAAGAACATCCCGAAATTGTGGTGGCCTACCTAAAAGCGGTGCTAGAGGCTAACCAAACATTTATGGACGATCCGGAAGGCATCTCTGCCCAGATTGAAGAGTGGTCTGGCATTGAAAAAGAAGTGGTCTATATGTTTTTAGGCCCGTCTGGGCTACAGCCGCTTGATCCCACCGTTCGTGAGGTGCAGGTTGAGGCCTTAAAGAACAGTATTGCTACCCTGACAAGCCTGGGCAAAATCGAAAATCCAGTGGCTCCTGAAGAGGTCGTCAACTGGATTGATGAAGGCTATTTGCAAACGGCAATGGATGAGATGGGCCTTGACTATGACGAGGTCATTGCCACTGCTGAGGCTTATCAGATTACTGGAGACGATGCCCTCACAGGGGAGGCGATCGCTGATCCTAAACTGGCCGCTCAGTTCTGGGTGCAGGGGGAGGAAACCGTCACTAACTTTGCCTCTATTCCCAACATGTTGCAGGCATTGGCAACCCTGCAGGCAGACGGGCAGGCTGCAGATGTCATGTTTGTCCACGATCGCAACAATGGCTGGAAACTGTTTGCCGAGAATTCTTACTTCGTGAGCAATGGCGAGGAGGTATCAGCGTTCTTGCTAGAGTCTGATGCTGAAGCCTATGCCGCAGAAACAGGCGGTCAGATGACAGCTTTCAAAGGGCTACAAGATCTCTATGCAGAGCGACGGCCTGCCCTAGTCGGTGCGCTCTAA
- a CDS encoding HAMP domain-containing histidine kinase — MGFSAWDLSGYKIASSQAILGMEMPPLSQFIHSVPKSLLSNDPTQWLEDCLAGGVDRLVLVDDHAVPVRVVPLQHLLSLAETWKSPTASVHEAAQDGGGAEVASSFPEEAASLALAEYSLRAIALIPVTQLPETAARMIAAAPETDWVVVDQQQRYLGLLDKTNLLAAAFIQQLSRAELHPEVASPPADAPASETESDAATQRQLSQNNTALLTYLGHELKTPLTSLLGLSSLLGTGRLGELSARQVRYVSLIQQHCRRLAAWVNTLIDLGRIDSGSLRLIPNRIELPTIWREAYRQAALRVGWEEAKVPTMPQLLRSDDTSVTLVADSPRLQQILTCLMQSALVIQSTSSDEVTEFPLTLEVWDHWVAFVLPGLDEDLRLDQLSQTTSTLPFSTAPAALTAISTEMGHVLEWLLARKLAQLHGGELVLIAHTHYGVCPTLLLPTTPALMSPQNSRLLLLVAPATGDYVKTIQQQATQLNYRSLITQQIKDAVEIASHVALAAILVLIEGPQSVSDLRSLQANLKPPQSLIIALVPPQWSALLGELPADRELLWPANSLGSVLLQPPSSVPAPNRLTILYLKTTAPETDRPDQKQAEALRLPSIFHDFGCRVLEVDDLEQAGILRRVWHPDVAVLDPTIADPATYLQTLSQSPDLDTLPLITLTMAATQAAHELASLTVFPCLVGETSWDTPEASDRMAAWLIQVLQVAATHSD; from the coding sequence ATGGGCTTCAGTGCGTGGGATCTGTCTGGCTACAAGATAGCGTCGTCTCAGGCGATACTCGGCATGGAAATGCCACCGCTTTCTCAATTTATTCATTCGGTGCCTAAGAGTCTATTGTCCAATGACCCTACCCAGTGGTTAGAGGATTGTCTGGCAGGGGGTGTCGATCGTCTTGTTTTAGTGGATGACCACGCTGTTCCGGTGAGGGTTGTCCCGCTGCAGCACCTGCTCAGTTTGGCGGAAACGTGGAAATCTCCGACTGCATCCGTTCACGAGGCGGCGCAGGATGGGGGGGGGGCCGAGGTGGCATCGTCTTTTCCGGAAGAGGCGGCCAGTCTGGCTCTGGCTGAGTATTCTCTGAGGGCGATCGCGCTTATTCCTGTAACACAACTGCCAGAGACGGCAGCACGGATGATCGCTGCGGCCCCAGAGACCGATTGGGTTGTTGTCGATCAGCAGCAGCGATATTTAGGCTTGCTCGATAAAACCAACTTGCTTGCCGCTGCCTTCATTCAGCAATTATCGAGGGCTGAGCTGCACCCAGAGGTTGCCTCACCTCCGGCAGACGCCCCTGCCTCAGAGACCGAGAGCGATGCCGCTACTCAGCGACAGCTTTCCCAAAACAATACTGCGTTACTGACCTATCTCGGACATGAGCTGAAAACCCCCTTAACCTCTTTGTTAGGGCTTTCGAGCTTGCTGGGGACAGGGCGCCTGGGTGAGTTAAGTGCCCGCCAAGTCCGATATGTCAGTCTCATTCAGCAACATTGCCGTCGGTTAGCAGCCTGGGTTAACACACTCATCGACCTAGGACGGATTGACAGCGGTTCTTTGAGATTAATTCCCAATCGCATTGAGTTACCCACCATCTGGCGGGAGGCGTACCGTCAGGCTGCCTTGAGAGTTGGCTGGGAAGAGGCTAAAGTCCCGACTATGCCCCAGCTGCTTCGCAGTGATGACACGTCAGTGACCCTGGTGGCCGATTCGCCCCGCTTGCAGCAGATACTGACGTGCTTGATGCAGAGTGCGCTGGTGATTCAGTCAACCAGCTCGGATGAAGTGACCGAATTTCCCCTCACCCTGGAAGTTTGGGATCACTGGGTTGCTTTTGTTCTGCCAGGGCTCGACGAAGATCTCCGGTTAGATCAACTCTCACAAACGACCTCGACGCTGCCTTTTTCTACCGCACCTGCTGCCCTGACAGCCATCTCAACCGAGATGGGGCATGTGCTTGAGTGGCTGCTTGCGCGCAAGCTGGCCCAGCTCCATGGAGGGGAATTGGTTTTGATCGCCCATACCCACTACGGTGTTTGCCCCACCTTACTATTGCCGACAACGCCGGCTCTGATGTCTCCCCAAAACAGTCGGTTACTGCTTTTGGTCGCACCGGCAACGGGGGACTATGTCAAAACGATTCAACAGCAAGCCACGCAGCTCAACTATCGATCGCTCATTACCCAACAGATCAAAGATGCGGTAGAAATTGCATCCCATGTGGCGCTCGCAGCGATTTTGGTGCTCATTGAGGGTCCCCAGAGCGTCAGTGACCTCAGGTCTCTTCAGGCCAACCTGAAACCCCCACAGAGCTTAATCATTGCGCTGGTTCCGCCCCAATGGTCTGCTTTGCTGGGCGAGCTGCCAGCCGATCGGGAGCTTCTGTGGCCTGCCAACAGCTTAGGCAGCGTCTTGCTGCAGCCGCCATCTTCGGTCCCAGCGCCCAATCGTCTGACGATCCTTTATCTAAAAACAACGGCCCCAGAGACGGATCGTCCTGACCAGAAACAGGCTGAAGCCCTGAGGCTGCCATCAATTTTCCATGATTTTGGCTGCCGTGTTCTGGAAGTGGATGATCTAGAACAGGCAGGGATTTTGCGACGGGTTTGGCATCCTGACGTGGCGGTGCTTGATCCTACGATTGCAGATCCTGCCACCTATCTTCAAACTCTTAGCCAATCGCCTGATCTGGATACTTTGCCACTCATTACGCTAACCATGGCCGCAACCCAAGCCGCCCACGAACTGGCATCTCTGACCGTATTCCCGTGTCTAGTGGGCGAGACATCTTGGGATACGCCTGAGGCTAGCGATCGCATGGCAGCCTGGCTGATTCAGGTACTTCAGGTTGCTGCCACACATTCAGATTGA
- a CDS encoding circadian clock protein KaiA, whose product MHSQLLIGSFIESPDLASALETHLEVQNYQIHRGKSQESFLQWVGQNRHRVDCLVLEPVASLSALLESLQLRDILLPAVVVETGQRSEQAEALAVSCDTAGIYHTAVACLPAADVSQVERYIHQAISQFLKLPYNHSPDAAEVPSLEDTRHFLLSLQQQRLSEKLRERLGYLGIYYKRNPDNFIRNLPPHERAQVFEKLRTDYRAIILGYFAKDSAINPKIDEFVNTAFFLDMSVSQIVEVHMELMDNFSKQLKLEGRSEEILLDYRLTLIDVIAHLCEMYRRSIPRDI is encoded by the coding sequence TTGCATTCACAGTTGCTGATTGGTAGTTTCATCGAGTCTCCTGACTTGGCAAGCGCTTTGGAGACGCACCTAGAGGTGCAAAACTACCAGATTCATCGAGGTAAATCCCAAGAATCCTTCTTGCAGTGGGTTGGGCAAAACCGTCACCGGGTTGATTGCCTTGTACTCGAACCGGTTGCTAGTTTGTCAGCATTGCTGGAGAGCCTTCAGCTCCGGGATATTTTGCTGCCTGCTGTCGTCGTTGAAACCGGTCAACGCTCAGAGCAAGCGGAGGCGCTGGCCGTTAGCTGCGATACCGCCGGCATTTATCACACGGCAGTCGCGTGTCTGCCTGCAGCAGATGTGTCCCAGGTAGAGCGTTACATTCATCAAGCCATCAGCCAATTCCTGAAGTTGCCTTACAATCATTCCCCAGATGCTGCCGAAGTTCCCTCCCTGGAAGACACTCGGCACTTTCTGTTAAGCCTGCAACAGCAACGGCTCTCGGAGAAGCTACGGGAGCGTTTAGGATATCTAGGGATTTATTACAAACGAAATCCAGATAACTTTATTCGGAATCTTCCCCCCCATGAACGGGCTCAAGTATTTGAAAAGCTTCGGACGGATTATCGCGCCATCATCCTGGGTTATTTTGCCAAAGACAGCGCCATCAACCCCAAGATTGATGAATTTGTCAATACCGCCTTCTTTTTAGACATGTCTGTGTCACAAATCGTTGAGGTGCACATGGAGCTGATGGACAACTTCTCAAAGCAACTTAAATTAGAAGGCCGCAGTGAAGAAATTTTGCTGGACTATCGCCTCACGCTAATCGATGTCATTGCCCACTTGTGTGAAATGTATCGCCGCTCAATTCCTCGTGATATTTAG
- the kaiB gene encoding circadian clock protein KaiB — MSALKKTYILKLYVAGNTPNSVRALKTLNQILEQEFQGVYALKVIDVLKNPQLAEEDKILATPTLAKILPPPVRKIIGDLSDRERVLIGLDLLYEELREDELYS, encoded by the coding sequence ATGAGTGCCCTGAAGAAAACCTACATTTTAAAGCTCTATGTTGCAGGCAACACGCCAAATTCAGTGCGTGCTCTGAAAACCCTCAACCAAATCTTGGAACAGGAGTTTCAAGGCGTTTACGCACTCAAGGTGATTGATGTGCTCAAAAATCCCCAGCTTGCGGAGGAAGACAAAATTCTGGCAACGCCAACTTTAGCTAAAATTTTGCCGCCACCTGTGCGTAAAATTATTGGGGATTTGTCTGATCGGGAGCGCGTGTTGATTGGCTTAGATTTGCTCTATGAAGAACTCCGAGAGGATGAACTCTACAGCTAA
- the kaiC gene encoding circadian clock protein KaiC, with translation MNQPSQNDSYSIPRAHGIAKIRTLIEGFDDISHGGLPVGRTTLVSGTSGTGKTLMAVQFLYLGMLHFEEPGVFVTFEESPADIVKNALSFGWDLQKFIDEGKLFILDASPDPEGQDVVGNFDLSALIERIQYAIRKYKAQRVSIDSVTAVFQQYDAASVVRREIFRLAARLKQMGVTTIMTTERVDEYGPVARYGVEEFVSDNVVIVRNVLEGERRRRTVEILKLRGTTHMKGEYPFTIVDEGINIFPLGAMRLTQRSSSVRVSSGVKTLDEMCGGGFFRDSIILATGATGTGKTLLVSKFLENGCANGERAILFAYEESRAQLLRNATSWGIDFEDLEQRGLLKIMCAYPESAGLEDHLQIIKTQISQYKPARIAIDSLSALDRGVSNSSFRQFVIGVTGYAKQEEITGFFTNTTEQFMGLHSITESHISTITDTILMLQYVEVRGEMSRAINVFKMRGSWHDKGIREYTITDRGPEIKDSFRNLERIISGSPTRTSVDEKSELSRIVQGVQSEDVQ, from the coding sequence ATGAATCAACCCTCCCAAAACGATTCTTACTCCATCCCCCGCGCCCATGGTATTGCCAAAATCCGCACCCTCATTGAAGGGTTCGACGATATCAGCCATGGGGGGTTACCCGTGGGGCGCACAACCCTCGTGAGTGGCACCTCAGGCACGGGTAAAACCCTGATGGCGGTTCAGTTTCTCTATCTGGGGATGCTTCATTTTGAGGAGCCGGGGGTGTTTGTCACATTTGAGGAATCTCCGGCAGATATTGTTAAAAATGCTCTGAGTTTCGGCTGGGATTTACAGAAGTTTATCGATGAAGGCAAGCTATTTATATTAGACGCTTCCCCGGATCCAGAAGGGCAAGATGTCGTCGGGAATTTTGATCTGTCAGCCTTAATTGAGCGGATTCAATACGCAATTCGCAAATACAAGGCTCAACGAGTTTCCATTGACTCGGTGACGGCCGTCTTCCAGCAATATGATGCAGCGTCTGTCGTACGGCGAGAAATTTTCCGACTGGCTGCTCGCCTCAAGCAGATGGGGGTCACAACCATCATGACCACAGAGCGGGTCGATGAGTACGGTCCGGTTGCCCGCTATGGGGTAGAAGAATTCGTTTCAGACAACGTTGTCATTGTCAGAAATGTCCTCGAAGGAGAACGCCGTCGCCGCACGGTTGAAATTCTAAAATTGCGAGGGACGACTCATATGAAGGGGGAATACCCTTTCACCATTGTCGACGAAGGCATTAATATCTTCCCCTTGGGTGCGATGCGCTTAACGCAGCGATCGTCTAGCGTGCGCGTTTCTTCTGGCGTTAAAACTTTGGATGAGATGTGTGGGGGTGGGTTCTTCCGAGATTCCATCATCCTGGCGACAGGCGCAACTGGAACCGGCAAAACCCTCCTGGTTAGCAAGTTTCTAGAAAACGGTTGTGCCAACGGCGAACGGGCCATCTTATTTGCCTATGAAGAATCGCGAGCCCAGCTCCTGCGAAATGCAACCTCATGGGGAATTGACTTCGAGGATCTTGAGCAGCGAGGCTTACTCAAGATCATGTGTGCCTACCCTGAATCTGCTGGGCTCGAAGATCATTTACAAATCATCAAGACTCAAATCTCTCAGTACAAACCGGCTCGAATTGCGATCGACTCTTTGTCTGCCCTCGACCGAGGCGTTAGCAATTCCTCGTTTCGGCAGTTTGTCATTGGGGTTACGGGCTACGCTAAGCAAGAAGAGATTACAGGTTTCTTCACTAACACAACTGAACAATTTATGGGGCTGCACTCCATCACTGAGTCCCATATTTCCACAATTACAGACACCATCTTGATGCTTCAGTATGTAGAAGTCCGCGGCGAGATGTCCCGCGCTATTAATGTCTTCAAGATGCGGGGATCCTGGCACGACAAGGGCATTCGTGAGTACACCATTACAGATAGAGGCCCCGAGATCAAAGACTCTTTCCGAAATTTAGAGCGCATTATTAGCGGCTCCCCAACTCGAACCTCTGTGGATGAAAAAAGCGAGCTGTCTCGTATTGTGCAGGGCGTGCAGAGCGAAGACGTTCAATAA
- a CDS encoding phage holin family protein, whose amino-acid sequence MVGLLITVVVLSISLWLISLLPIGVEIDSPIKALFGGAIIGVLTGFSHLVPNVLRTFGAVVSLGLIPFLFSVIVFGLAAWLIEGFRLRWGILSAIIGALALSVVNGVLTKILEAVGIIPVLG is encoded by the coding sequence ATGGTTGGTTTGCTCATTACCGTTGTTGTTCTTTCCATCAGTCTTTGGCTTATTTCACTGCTCCCCATCGGGGTAGAAATTGATAGCCCCATTAAAGCGTTGTTTGGGGGGGCTATTATTGGCGTGCTGACGGGGTTTTCCCACCTAGTCCCTAATGTGCTGCGTACTTTTGGAGCCGTTGTCAGCTTAGGGCTGATTCCTTTTCTATTTAGCGTGATTGTTTTCGGGTTAGCCGCTTGGCTCATTGAAGGCTTTCGGCTGAGATGGGGGATTTTGAGCGCAATCATTGGAGCCCTTGCGCTCAGCGTCGTTAACGGCGTGCTGACCAAAATATTGGAAGCGGTTGGCATTATCCCTGTTCTGGGCTAA
- a CDS encoding RidA family protein has protein sequence MLEYITLPDHTLPPVAPYSHAVRAGDFLFITGQLSEDPQTGVVKKDPIEAQAQQVMENLKLVLTHAGTGFDKVVMARIFVTDFRYYEAVNQVYSRYFTPQRLPSRTTVGVTALAGFGDVEIDLIVYCGQ, from the coding sequence GTGCTGGAATACATCACATTACCTGATCACACCTTGCCGCCGGTTGCCCCGTATTCCCATGCTGTGCGAGCAGGCGATTTTTTATTTATCACTGGACAGCTTTCTGAAGATCCTCAAACAGGCGTGGTGAAGAAAGATCCCATTGAAGCCCAAGCCCAACAGGTTATGGAAAACCTGAAACTGGTGTTAACCCATGCAGGTACAGGGTTTGACAAGGTTGTGATGGCCCGTATTTTTGTGACAGATTTTCGCTATTACGAAGCAGTGAATCAAGTATATAGCCGTTATTTTACGCCTCAACGTTTGCCCAGTCGTACAACGGTTGGTGTCACGGCCTTAGCAGGGTTTGGAGATGTCGAGATTGATTTAATTGTTTACTGTGGCCAATAA
- a CDS encoding serine/threonine protein kinase has product MASTASSGPLQSANYRLLGLVGQGQFGQVYCAIHHKAARLVALKHLNRDRLTTRRFLRELRFLLSLEHPHIVNCYALEQSATGRQLVLDYCEGGTLRSIMEQETQLTLAEILTLVTDILSALEHAHSQRIVHCDIKPENILLSLTPNGWQAKVSDFGIARLNQELRGEHTGATGSPAYMAPERFYHQYAETSDLYAVGIILYELLVGDRPFSGSHTQLMVAHLNHTAQIPDTLPQGVQSLLCKALEKLMARRFNTASEMRAAIVSMRQTLMAAELRERFPKPIITSSVSHFHPQMSVPLAGICQAVCLSTVGSDAPSMLFTAVDNSVYGWSLTPAGTCAEQQPIQQWQLETPVQQVIDCPNGVIAVTHNALYRLAADHVLLPVATFTDPIRVAAGNHRWIMVQSAVTPARFWLVDSLGAVPTTPHLFTVDTPQGDLRGLYLDDRHFLIADVVGQETHLQVITRWGKRLGRLSLQAPLHLLARSQHPNQFLAQSGTHKKDLLVISLKPFRVMRCRLEITADWLGELVIGRVGVSAAGQLQIANFQGQIIGRVDHLPPPTAISFHPPCSLWLATHQGNSPQLHHIDIRELDLEIVF; this is encoded by the coding sequence GTGGCATCTACTGCTTCATCAGGCCCACTCCAATCTGCCAACTATCGACTATTAGGACTGGTTGGACAAGGGCAGTTTGGACAGGTCTACTGTGCTATCCATCATAAAGCGGCGCGGTTAGTGGCCCTGAAGCATCTCAATCGCGATCGCCTGACCACCCGTCGTTTTTTGCGAGAGCTTCGCTTTTTACTCAGCCTTGAACATCCTCACATTGTTAACTGCTATGCCTTAGAGCAGTCAGCTACAGGGCGACAGCTAGTGCTGGATTACTGCGAAGGGGGCACCCTCCGCAGCATTATGGAGCAGGAAACTCAGCTCACCCTGGCCGAGATTCTAACGCTGGTAACAGATATCTTGTCAGCCTTAGAACATGCCCATAGTCAAAGGATTGTCCATTGCGACATTAAGCCTGAAAACATCTTGCTCTCGCTCACTCCGAATGGGTGGCAAGCGAAGGTCTCTGATTTTGGAATTGCTCGCCTAAATCAAGAGTTAAGGGGCGAGCATACCGGTGCCACGGGCTCACCGGCTTATATGGCTCCAGAGCGGTTTTATCATCAGTATGCAGAAACCTCGGATCTCTATGCCGTAGGAATTATTTTGTATGAGTTGCTGGTCGGCGATCGCCCCTTCTCTGGCAGCCATACCCAACTGATGGTGGCTCATCTCAACCATACGGCCCAAATTCCAGATACTCTGCCGCAGGGGGTACAGTCTCTGTTGTGCAAAGCGCTAGAAAAGTTAATGGCTCGCCGTTTCAACACCGCTTCAGAAATGAGGGCCGCCATTGTGTCTATGCGACAGACGCTGATGGCCGCAGAGCTGCGAGAGCGCTTCCCTAAGCCCATTATCACCAGTTCTGTCAGCCACTTTCACCCGCAAATGAGCGTTCCTTTAGCGGGCATTTGCCAGGCTGTGTGTCTCTCAACCGTAGGCAGCGATGCACCGTCTATGCTCTTCACCGCAGTTGACAACAGTGTCTATGGCTGGTCATTAACTCCAGCCGGTACCTGTGCCGAGCAGCAGCCTATTCAACAGTGGCAGCTAGAGACCCCAGTACAGCAGGTGATCGATTGCCCCAACGGGGTGATTGCGGTGACCCATAACGCCCTCTATCGCCTCGCTGCTGATCACGTTTTGTTGCCGGTTGCAACCTTTACTGACCCCATCCGCGTTGCAGCCGGCAATCACCGTTGGATCATGGTGCAAAGTGCCGTGACGCCCGCCCGTTTCTGGTTAGTCGATTCTCTTGGGGCAGTGCCAACGACCCCACATTTATTCACCGTGGATACGCCTCAGGGAGATTTGCGGGGCCTGTATCTCGACGATCGCCATTTTCTAATTGCTGATGTGGTAGGTCAGGAAACACACCTGCAAGTGATCACTCGCTGGGGTAAACGCCTGGGACGCCTGAGTCTACAAGCCCCGTTACACCTGTTGGCCCGTAGCCAGCACCCGAACCAATTCCTAGCCCAAAGCGGTACCCACAAAAAGGATCTGTTAGTCATTAGTCTCAAACCTTTTCGAGTGATGCGGTGTCGATTAGAAATTACGGCTGACTGGTTAGGGGAACTTGTGATTGGTCGGGTTGGAGTGAGTGCGGCAGGGCAACTACAAATTGCGAACTTTCAAGGTCAGATCATTGGGCGAGTAGATCACTTACCACCGCCCACTGCGATCTCTTTTCATCCGCCTTGTTCTTTATGGCTAGCGACCCATCAAGGGAATTCCCCACAGCTTCACCACATTGATATTCGCGAATTGGATTTAGAGATTGTTTTTTAG